A genomic window from Helicobacter suis HS1 includes:
- the dnaA gene encoding chromosomal replication initiator protein DnaA, protein MLEAILETLKADLSEFEFKTYVEILRFDEKASRADCFVFYAPNIWVCNYIKTRYSTLLENAIGAYKGYPVSVEVLPREQQIKNSPLKPLCQAHQNPSLNPAFTFDTLVVGSCNHLAIKVASQVAQNSGSYNPVLFFGGVGLGKTHILNAIGNKACDRLQDVLYVTAEQFLNDYVFRLGNHSMDKFQDKYRTRDYLLIDDVQFFGGKQMVQEEFFHTFNALHSQGSQIVMTSDKPPRDIKGLADRLLSRFEMGMIASIQPPKLETKIAIINQKCQFNHIRMDAPVVEYLASHTNENIRQIEGALLRLNATAMLTGVSIDLSLVEAVLKDTIKESLQEVSLEQVLRVVAKTLNLKPSDIRNNYRNRQVALARKLIIYLARILTNASTTALAQFLGMKDHSGVSKANKTVTKCMLEDKHTKLLIEEMRAKILSHVD, encoded by the coding sequence ATGTTAGAAGCCATTTTAGAAACGCTTAAAGCAGATTTAAGCGAGTTTGAATTTAAAACCTATGTAGAAATTTTGCGCTTTGATGAAAAAGCTTCTAGGGCGGATTGTTTTGTGTTTTACGCCCCTAATATTTGGGTGTGTAATTACATCAAAACCCGTTATAGTACGCTTTTAGAAAATGCTATAGGGGCTTATAAAGGTTATCCTGTAAGTGTAGAGGTGCTCCCAAGAGAGCAACAAATAAAAAATTCCCCTTTAAAGCCTTTATGCCAAGCCCACCAAAACCCTTCCCTTAACCCTGCTTTTACCTTTGATACCTTAGTGGTGGGGAGTTGCAACCATTTAGCCATTAAAGTAGCCTCACAGGTGGCACAAAATAGTGGATCGTATAACCCGGTGCTTTTCTTTGGCGGGGTTGGTTTGGGTAAAACACATATTTTAAATGCCATTGGCAATAAAGCCTGCGATCGCCTCCAAGATGTACTATATGTTACCGCTGAACAATTTTTAAATGACTATGTTTTTAGACTGGGCAATCACAGTATGGATAAATTCCAAGATAAATACCGCACGCGTGATTATCTGCTAATTGATGATGTGCAGTTTTTTGGCGGTAAGCAAATGGTACAAGAAGAATTTTTCCACACCTTTAACGCCCTGCATAGTCAAGGTAGCCAGATTGTGATGACTTCAGATAAACCCCCTAGAGATATTAAAGGCTTAGCCGATAGATTACTCTCACGCTTTGAAATGGGCATGATTGCTAGTATCCAACCTCCCAAGCTAGAAACTAAAATTGCTATTATCAACCAAAAATGCCAATTTAACCATATCCGCATGGACGCGCCGGTGGTGGAGTATTTGGCTAGCCATACAAATGAAAATATCCGCCAGATTGAAGGCGCGCTTTTGCGTCTTAATGCTACTGCTATGCTTACAGGTGTATCCATTGATCTCTCTTTAGTAGAAGCGGTTTTAAAAGATACGATTAAAGAGTCTTTGCAAGAAGTGAGTTTAGAGCAAGTTTTAAGAGTGGTGGCTAAAACTCTTAACTTAAAACCCTCAGATATCCGCAACAATTACCGTAACAGACAAGTAGCGCTAGCCCGTAAACTCATCATTTATTTAGCCCGTATTCTTACCAATGCCTCCACCACTGCTTTAGCCCAATTTTTAGGCATGAAAGATCATAGCGGGGTGAGCAAGGCAAATAAAACTGTTACAAAATGCATGCTAGAGGATAAACACACTAAACTACTCATAGAGGAGATGCGCGCTAAAATTTTATCCCATGTAGATTGA
- the gyrB gene encoding DNA topoisomerase (ATP-hydrolyzing) subunit B: protein MQPYMGDKIKVLKGLEGVRKRPGMYIGDTNINGLHHMVYEVVDNSIDESMAGFCTDIKITLSQYGSCIVEDNGRGIPVDIHPTEGIAAATVVLTTLHAGGKFDKESYKVSGGLHGVGVSVVNALSKRLLMTIKREGKIYTQEFAKGIPLDTLKQTGTTKQRGTCIEFFPDESIMEVVVFDAAILKKRFKEMAYLNHNVTITFCDQPNNIEEVYHYEEGLKQFILDTNKAPLLSDVITFNGQAEDMEVEVALAYNEGYSEQMFSFVNNIRTPEGGTHETGFRMGLSRAILNYIQQNASAREKEAGVIQEDIKEGLVAVVSTKILEPQFEGQTKAKLGSSFVRPIVAKLVYEKMAQFFEENPSVAKAIMQKALLAAKGREAAKKARELTRKKDNLSVGTLPGKLADCQSKDPKESEIYLVEGDSAGGSAKQGRDRTYQAILPLRGKILNVEKSHLSKILKSEEIKNMITAFGCGVGEEFNLEKLRYHKIIIMTDADVDGSHIQTLLMTFFYRYLKPLIANGHVYIAQPPLYRFKKKKIEKYLKDEKELNHFLIEHGIDSAQIEGIGRSDLLALLKTLSAYRFVLKELEKRPLMPEVLRYLVESPQRLSLEVLAAKIHDLLEKIHCHVLSHQILDQSLHFFVQTKTGLVELLIDEALFSDPLFLEAKALVQKIQEFDLSCLNMDALDFLESIEERAKQGAYIQRYKGLGEMNPEQLWETTMSAANRNLLRVSLEDEQSAHEAFNLLMGDEVEPRRDYIQAHARDVKHLDI from the coding sequence ATGCAACCATACATGGGCGATAAAATTAAAGTATTGAAAGGTTTAGAGGGGGTGCGCAAACGCCCGGGCATGTATATTGGAGATACCAATATTAATGGCTTGCACCATATGGTTTATGAGGTGGTGGATAACTCCATTGATGAAAGCATGGCGGGTTTTTGCACAGATATTAAAATCACCTTAAGCCAGTATGGATCGTGCATTGTAGAGGATAATGGGCGGGGTATCCCGGTGGATATTCACCCTACAGAGGGCATTGCTGCGGCTACGGTGGTGTTAACTACTTTGCATGCGGGGGGGAAATTTGATAAGGAAAGTTATAAAGTTTCTGGAGGGCTGCATGGGGTTGGGGTGAGTGTGGTTAATGCGCTTTCTAAAAGGCTGTTAATGACTATAAAGCGGGAGGGTAAAATTTATACACAAGAATTTGCTAAGGGCATTCCATTAGACACGCTTAAGCAGACAGGAACAACCAAACAAAGGGGAACCTGTATTGAATTTTTCCCCGATGAGAGCATTATGGAAGTGGTGGTTTTTGATGCTGCAATTCTTAAAAAGCGCTTTAAAGAAATGGCCTATCTTAACCACAATGTAACCATCACCTTTTGCGATCAACCCAATAATATAGAGGAAGTTTATCATTATGAAGAAGGGCTTAAACAATTTATTTTAGACACCAATAAAGCCCCTTTACTCTCTGATGTGATTACCTTTAACGGGCAGGCTGAGGATATGGAAGTAGAGGTGGCTTTGGCTTATAATGAGGGTTATTCTGAGCAAATGTTTAGCTTTGTAAATAATATCCGTACACCAGAGGGAGGCACGCATGAAACTGGTTTTAGAATGGGTCTTAGCCGCGCGATTTTAAATTATATCCAGCAAAATGCTAGCGCACGGGAGAAAGAGGCGGGGGTGATTCAAGAGGATATTAAAGAGGGTTTGGTGGCGGTGGTCTCAACTAAGATTTTAGAACCCCAGTTTGAAGGGCAAACTAAGGCTAAGCTAGGGAGTTCTTTTGTACGCCCCATTGTGGCTAAACTTGTCTATGAAAAAATGGCGCAATTTTTTGAGGAAAATCCTAGTGTGGCTAAAGCAATCATGCAAAAGGCGTTACTGGCTGCTAAGGGGCGTGAAGCGGCTAAGAAGGCTAGAGAACTCACCCGCAAAAAGGATAATTTAAGTGTGGGGACTTTGCCGGGGAAACTAGCAGACTGTCAAAGTAAAGACCCTAAGGAATCAGAGATTTATCTAGTTGAGGGGGATAGCGCGGGTGGATCGGCTAAACAGGGAAGAGATCGCACCTATCAAGCAATTTTACCCTTGCGGGGTAAGATTCTTAATGTAGAAAAATCCCATTTAAGCAAGATTTTAAAGTCTGAGGAAATTAAAAACATGATTACGGCCTTTGGGTGTGGGGTGGGGGAGGAATTTAATCTTGAAAAACTGCGCTACCATAAAATCATTATCATGACTGATGCTGATGTAGACGGTAGCCATATCCAAACCCTTTTGATGACCTTTTTTTACCGCTATTTAAAACCTTTAATTGCTAATGGCCATGTCTACATCGCCCAACCTCCCCTTTATCGCTTTAAGAAAAAGAAGATTGAAAAATACCTCAAAGATGAAAAAGAACTTAACCATTTTCTCATTGAGCATGGCATTGATAGCGCGCAAATTGAGGGCATAGGCCGTAGCGATCTATTAGCATTACTTAAAACTCTAAGCGCCTATAGATTTGTATTAAAAGAATTAGAAAAACGCCCCCTCATGCCAGAGGTGTTACGCTATTTAGTTGAATCACCTCAGAGACTTTCTTTAGAGGTTTTGGCTGCAAAAATCCATGATCTTTTAGAAAAAATCCATTGCCATGTTTTAAGCCACCAGATTTTAGATCAAAGTTTACATTTCTTTGTGCAAACTAAAACAGGTTTAGTAGAACTCTTAATAGATGAGGCTTTATTTAGCGATCCTTTATTCTTAGAGGCTAAAGCCCTTGTGCAAAAAATCCAAGAATTTGATTTGAGTTGTCTTAATATGGACGCGCTAGATTTTTTAGAAAGCATTGAAGAGCGCGCCAAACAAGGGGCTTATATCCAGCGTTATAAAGGTTTGGGCGAAATGAATCCTGAGCAGCTTTGGGAAACAACGATGTCTGCAGCCAACCGTAATTTATTACGGGTATCTTTAGAAGATGAGCAAAGCGCGCATGAAGCCTTTAACTTACTCATGGGCGATGAGGTAGAACCACGACGCGATTATATCCAAGCCCACGCTAGAGATGTCAAACACCTAGATATTTA